The sequence below is a genomic window from Monodelphis domestica isolate mMonDom1 chromosome 2, mMonDom1.pri, whole genome shotgun sequence.
CTCAAGAGAACCTTCTCTTAATTCCTTTCCATAATCCTCAACTAGTGTGGTCCAACGCAtcaattccatagtagtaaaaagctttaaaagatCTCTGTTGATagtttacagaaaaaaaaaattatttattttaacaggTCTTTAGACATATGTATTTCATCATATCACAAACTCATTAAAAGtattacttgaaaaatttccaaCTAGTTAAATAAAAGTTCTTAGAGTACTCTTAAAAGTTATTGATTGGGTacagggcagcgaggtggctcagtggaatgaaagccaggcctagagatgggaggtcctaggttcaaatctggcctcagacccttcctaactgtgtgaccctgagcaagtcacttaacctccactgcctagcccttatcactcttctgcctacagtattgattctaaaatagaaagtaagaattttggtttttttttttaagttgttgatagagcaagctaggtggctcagtggatagagagcctgtcCTGAGACCAaaggtcttaagttcaaatatgacctcagacatttcttagcaaagtgaccctggacaagtcacttaaccccaactgcatagcccttaccactgaaGAGAACTTAGGGCTTGGAAtcaatttctaagacagaagggtcaGGGCCAAAAATAACCAACCGGTTATCAATTAATAGAATCCAATGAAGTAGCCTATCTTTTTACATTAATCTCTTATCATGACATTCAAACATTTTATTATCTGCTTATTAACACtgggtaaataaatataaaatataaatatgtaatggtTCTATTTTCTAAACCACTTAAATATTTTCAACATATTTAGAGAAATGTGTAAAACTGCTATTTTAGCATATACaaattctatctttttaaaaactataatacaattgtgatggaatattactgtactatAAGGAATTAAGACATTAATTAAGCATTTGGAGAAACATGGGAACATAAGTATGAATTGAAGCAGAGAATGAtgcaaaatcaagaaaacattactccagggggcagctgggaagctcagtggatttagagtcagacctagagacaggaggtcctaggttcaaatctggcttcagacacttcccatctgtgtgatcctggacaagtcacttgacccccattgtctagcccttaccactcttctgccttggaaccaatacacagtattgattccaagatggaaggtaagggtttaaacaacaacaacaaccaaaaaaacaaacaaacaatactCCATACCATGAATACAATGTCAAGGAAAACTACATCAAAAGGTGGCTAAATAGCAAACATTCTTGAcccaggaaaagaaagaacacaATACATTCTTTCTCTTGATAAATGGGTAGGAGAACTACAGGTATGGAAGGCAGCATATACTGTCAGCTGTGGCTGATTTGTCACTTGGTTCtattaaatgtatttcttgttaTGAGAAAGTGTTCAAGAAGGGAGCAGGGGAGGGGgtgagctgggtagctcagtggattgagtcgggcccagagatggaaggtcttatcTGgtctcacacttcctagctgtttgagcctggggaagtcacttgactcccactgcgtaggccttaccactcttctgccttggaaccaatacccagtattgattctaagatggaagggaagatttaaaaaaaaaagtagggggaGGAGGgtgagaaaaaaaagggaagataatCATGAAAtgactgatttaaaaaaacatatagaaaaggaaaataaaaacaaaaacaaacaaaaatgttgtTCCACTAAATAGTCTGTGTTAAGACATAGTATGTTGTTATAAAATATACTTACTTATACTTGGGAATTTCTTCTAACTTTTTGTCACTGCTTATTCGGTGAACCAAATCTGACTGTTCGTTGTCAAAGGGGGAGAGAATAACATAAAGAACTACACTCTTCAGAGCCTAGAAAAAGTAATTGTACAAGTTTATAGTTATATTGTGGCCATAAGTTAAAAACTCAATAATTTATAACTCCATATTATAATGTAAGTCAAATGACCTCATGACTTACTAAGTAGGAACTGAAATTTTCAAATGCATTTAGAGGTTATTGTAACTCTTTAGTCCTTACAAAGTTTTTTCACATGAAATTTAATACTTAGTTTGAAGAAGGTATTATTTAGCTTGCTTTTCCTAGCAGTAGCTGTCTATAATAGATTTTGTGGTTTACTACTGAGTTTAAGCCAGGATCCAATTGATATACTttagaaaagtgaagaaaagttTCTGTAaaaaaataactccataaaaaATGTTCTTGGGGATACAtacaatttaagaatattttaaaagagaattttaaagaaattaattctacACAAATGGACAAGTTGATGAAAGTTGTACTAAAAATTACGtcactatatgtgtgtataaaataataaatttatttctttaaaagtgTTTCCTAATGGGAAATATGTACTTACTatcttggggtggggagggaggggagagatatatatcacaaatgtaaaaaaaaatgattagttAAAATgtcttctaaataaaataaagattctaATTTTTCCAACATATAGCAATATAATGTCATGTAATATTCTTACTTGCTGCCACTTTTCACTTTCAGCCTGGATACAAGGAGTATCGTATATAGCTCTGTAGTGTTTACAGATGGACAAATAGGAACCTTCATGTTGATCCAGTTGAAtcattaaattataatatttcaaCTTTAACTTCTGGAAAAAAAACCATTATGAATTAGATTTCATGGGCAAAGTTAAGAATGTGAGTAAGGGTAAGGAAAAATTAACTTACTTctgtattttcttcttgaaagaATTTGGTGTTGATTTTTTTGCTGATGATCTGAGTACGAATGTAATCCTTCACAGCTAGACAAAGCCTCATTTGCTCCAAGATAAAttccactctctctttcttttccattgaCCCATAGGTTTCCACCTAGGCGAATAAATAAATTTCCAGATAAATCTGTAACTACTTGgttatgtttttaaaagataactacttgatgtttttaaaaataaccttctTCACCCAATAACATTTAGGGAGAAGCTCCTCAAATACATGAAAGTGTGTTGGGCACTGTATAAAATTGCTATTGCCATTTACAATCCAAAACATAAAAACAAGATGCCATTtacataatgtatatatacaGCTCTCCAGACAACTGAATTCCTATGATTCACAGAGCATTTGTTTTTGTTAAGCTGTTTTAGTCATGACCAACAATTTGTGACAcctttaggggttttcttgaaaGAGATACTAAGGTAATTTGCCattcagctcatttcacagaaaaggaaattgaagcaaacagggttaagtgacttggcccagggtcacacagcaagaaaggTGCCTGAGGCCAattctgaactcaggtcttcctgattccaggcttgatTATATCACTTAGCTGACCTTCAAAAGGCATACTGCATTTTAGAAGTCTTATTCAAGCAACATTATTAGCATAATGGAATTTTCAAAATTATCAGAATtataaatgacttttaaaaacctCTACTTTGGCCATATGGTCTGTGTGAATGGCAGAACTAATAACTTTATGTGTATCTGCTCTCTGTTCAAAACTATTtaattaaattctaaattttaaaaaggtaccatgggggcagctgggtagttcagtggattaagagccaggcctagagatgggaggtcccaggttcaaatctgacctcagacacttcccaactgtgtgaccctgggcaaatcacttaacccccattgtctagaccttaccattcttttgccttggaatcaatacatagtatggatttgaagacagaaggtaagggtttaaaagaaagatacCATACATAAAGTTATCCCAAGATAAATGAGACCCAGTCCATCAAGGTCTTTAAAAGCACTGTGTTAATGAAATACAACATCACAGAACcacacaacaaaaaaaggaaaagtacctATAGCTAGATTCCTTGACATTTTGAGGCTTCCTACCACATATGAAATTTAACCAAATTTACCCAATTTTAGAATAAAGGTAGAGTACCAAGTTATACTTgttaaaattaaactaaaattttaaatgtggattccagagaaagaacaaaccATTACCTCTGTCACTTAAATCATCTATAACACTTAGGTAGAATTAAAATGTTCAAGTAATTGCAGAACTAAGgttaattttattacatttgagGTCTCTTCAAAATTGCTTGACAGCTAGAATTTGGTTGAAGTGTAATTGCTGCTACTTGATTAAATTTCACATCGTATTGCAAATCAATCTTATTCTTGGTAGCTGAGAAAAGAGGCTAACACTTTAACATAGGCTACTTTTAATAAGAAAACACCAATTTTTGCAGGTGAAGATTTATGCACTCTAAGATATAACTCATTACCTGAAGCTCTTGCAAAATGGATGCTGCCTCTTTGACTTCACCACTTTGTTCTTTGATTGTTGCTAGTGTTTTAGTCAATCGAGCCCGTTCAATTTCCACATATATCTAGAAATACAAGGAAcatttgctgaaaaaaaaagaaaaagaaaaaagaaatcttcccACGGAAACGTGCTAAAACTAAAATGCTTGAGTTAGCCCATTATCCAAAATGAGTGTGATAAACTTCAACTTGACGATAAAATCATCTTATTAGGTATATCTCTTCTTTTAAAGTAactattaaaaaatgtttaaaagaatgcACCATAATGAATACTTTCCAAAGTCTTACATTTTCATTAAATACAAAAATTTTGATTGTTTACAAATACCACTTTTTGCTTCAATACCTGTTTCAATGGATCTGAGAATCTTAATGTTGATATTTTCTGCattggaagagatttcaaatgGATTTATGTCttcttatttgaaataatttttgactatGTTCTCCTATTGGAGTTACCTGATGTGCTGGAGACCTTCTTCTATGTTGTATAGTACATGGACTCTTCATCTGTTATCTCTTGCTATCATGAAATTATTGGCACACCACCTTTTCTAATCATATTTCCTCTATAATATATCCTTATGCCACTTCTTGTATGTAGGTCATCACTAGAAATATACTTTATCATACTGGAGCCCACTGCCGGCCTCTCCACTGCCCATTAGATCactgtattttttttactttttagagACTGTAGTATTCTGGGGTGTACAATCATACTCCATCACTGAAAAGCTGAATCATAAAGTTGAGTTTTAATTtgggattttgaaaaaaaaaaacaaacctactTAGCTATTAGtttttaaatcaatgatcctgCTAATAGACACAGATCGCCAATAGGCATAGATCCCAAATGGActaaagataaaagtaaaagctTCACATATACCAAAACATTCAAAGTTGAAATACTTGTGGTAGGGAAAAAAGTGACAATACAATGAATGGTCAGAGTGGTGAATCGTCAAACAAATTATAGAATATGAACTATAAGAATAAGTTTGAGGAATCTAAAGAAAGCatagtataataattaaaataataatatttctaggaGACATAACAGACAGAATGCTAAAACAACATAAAAGAATGTCTAAAAAAAGGTGAAcatgaaaactaaaaaaaaaaagctgaattcaCTGCTATTACCAAGCTTGAtcctaggaaatatatgaacaaacaTACTTCTATCTTAGTAGAGACGGAAGGATTATGGGGTAGAATGTTACACACGCTCTTTTGTTAGTTGGCTTTaactgattttgtttgtttcaatAGGGCAGGTCAGCTTAAAAAAaggcataaataaaaataaataaataaaaataaaaatcaacaaagATAGGTTTTTGTGGGGGGGAGCATTATGGGATCATGAGTGTAACAGCACCACACAATTTCCAAAAAACAatccaaattgctctcttcaTAAAGGCAATCAGATGGCACAGTGTagtcagacctgagttcaaacccaatcTTACACactactagttatgtgactcaaggcaaggcacttaacctatttatttcagtttcttcaactaaaaatggggataataacagcatcgaTCTCCcagggtgttgtgaggatcaaatgaaatatttgtaaggcacttaaCAGTGACTGGCATGTAGGAGaagcttaataaaagcttgtttcctctcttcttcacttttcctcttcttacaattcatttTCTGGTTAAAACTCATTAGGTGATCTTCAATGTACCTATCCTAGACATATCTTCTTAAGTACTAACTCAATGGAATGCCAACACAGTTTagacaatattaatttttttatccttCTAATTTTCCCGGTATGGATTGTTCTGCCAAAAGTCTAATGATCCTTTCAATTACTAATtgaatcaaaattattaaaagcATAGAAAAACTTGTTTGATACTACAAGGGTCTGGAATCTCACCAATGAGGATATCTGTATTCTTCTAATCAATATCATGGTTGGAATAGATAGCCTATTAGATCCCTTTCAGATTTAAATCTAGACTGTTTCCTCTATTCCTCAATAGTTGCAATTTGTGAggctttaaatttgttttttaaaaaccttaccttccgtcttggaagcaatactaagtatctatACTGCTCCAAAAGAGCAGTGAGAAGTAAGGAActgggtcaaatgacttgtccagggttacaaaggtaggaaatatctgaggccacatttgaactcaggtcctcctgactctaggcctggatctctattctCTGAACTATGGAGCTGCCTTGccttaaggcttacaaagtgttttacacaCATTACTTAATTTGTTCAAGAAATCTGTCACTTCGTAGCAATTTAAAAAGTTATCCAGGCAAGCCCTCGGATATATAGTCTACCACTGGGCCTGTATTTtcaacaaatgaaatatttgtaaagtgcttaacatagtgtcTGGCTCCTAATAGGTATttaatgcttgttcccttcctcttccccgaTTACTTGAATCTTTTCCAATTGGGAAAAATCTGCCAGAGTCTGCGGTCCACTGACAAAGCCTGTCAGTCTCACTTTCATTCTTggtattccttttttaaaccttaccttctgtcttggaatcaacattgtatattggttccaaggcagaagagtggtaagggctacgcaacagggggttaagtgactagctaggaagtgtctaaaaccagatttgaacccaggacctcctgtctctgggcctggctctcaatccactgagctacccagctgcccccaattcttggtattcttaaaagaaatggctcaatgaaaaaaaaaaaacatgccatGTTATGATACAAATGACAGAAAGCTGGGAGGGATAGCTAACATGCTTGATGAAAGTTAGTATCCTGAAAGATTTTGACAGTATACAGCACCAGGCTGAATTaactaaaattaataaaattctacAGAGATAAATTTGATGCATGTACATTTATGCCTCAAAAATCTACTTCATAAATACAAGATAAAGTAACTATTGTTAGACAATAATCTGTCTGAAAATGATTTGAATTTTGTAAAGAGACTGCAAGTTCCATGCATCAACAACATCATGgtagttaaaataaaaaacccaaaccctaatgTAATCTTGGGTTAAAACTAATTAATAGCAGATTAGTTTCTAGGAGTAAAGAGGTGATAATGCCTTTGTCTTCTGACTGGTCAGACTatatctggactattgtaatTTGGAAAGGTTGATAAATTTCTGAGCATCTTGAAGGTAGCAAACAGGATAGTGAAGGACCTTGAATTTATGTCATGTGAGGATTGGTTAAAGACACTAGTAATGTTtaatctagagaagaaaagatgaaaggggATACAACAGCCACTATTAAGTACTTGAAGAGCTACTAAGtagataaaataattatatttgttctgtttggccctaaAGGGCAAAACCAGGAATAATAAGTGGAAGCTGAAAGGTGTAAAATTAAACTCTGctttccaaaaaaacaaacagaattaTTCTGAAGCAGCATAAGCTGCATTTGAAGTCCTGGGATGAAGACACCATTATGTCTTcacataagaattaaaaaaacatttattggcTGCCCTATTGTTGGTATTTAGTGGtaatttttttcctgatattgGTTGGTTTAAATGACTAACTAGGCCCCTTCAAACTCTAATTCCGTACAACACATTTGGAACCCCAGTATTACAATCCAAAAATACTCAAATCTAGTTTGTATTTAGTATTCTATTATAGTTAAGAAACAGCTTTATACCATATATCATATATAGCTCATGGATCTAGAGTATACACTGTAAACAAATATTACTAAAGGTTTGATTTTTCAAATGAACCTTAAAATGTACTTGTAATTTAAAACAGCCTAGATGATTAATTTTTAATGACAGCTTAAATCatgggttttcttttctcttaaactcttcccttccattgtagaatcaatatgtgtattggttttaaggcagaatagtaagagctagaaaatgggggttaagtgacttgtccagggtcacatagctagtaagtgtctaaggacagggttgaacccaggacctcctgtctccaggcctagttctcaatccactgagccatctagctacccctaaATTATACGTTCTTAACCTAGGgactatgattttttaaagaattaaatattttgataactctatttctacatttcaaaataattagtttctttctACGAAGAGGTTCATAGGTTTCCCCAAATAGCCAAAGGAATCCATGACTCCAAAAAATGGGTTAGGTGATCCCATGGGTTAggtgaaaatatataaaatttaaggctataaaaagtaattttaaaatttaattaacagaaaaaaatccCATAAGAACAATCTAAAAAGAAATTGCCTAACAACATTAATCATTTTATACCTGTTCCTTGTAGAGAAGCACAAAGATCAAGATAAAAGAAcaccaacagtttttttttttaaacatcaattAGCCAAGTGCATCAGCAGGGATGACTAAAACCTTTAATCTTCACTTTAATATTCCCATCTATAAAGATGGTATCACATCCAGAATTTTGCATATAAAAGTTCCCCAACTATAGTCAAGACATTAGAGATCATTATTATTTGCCATATATCAGTTTATGCCACCACTTTACCTTTCCTTCTGTCACCATTCGAAGAGTGTCAATTAATCGAAGTTTGATAGGAAGATCTGTGATTTCCTCAACATAAATGCAGCACTGCTGAACCATTTTTGCAACTGCCTATATAAAATGATAAagtttatgtaattaaaattaaatcaaaataaaggaaagataGCTTTGTTTAGCTTATTAAAGTATCATAATATAGTAAAAATCTGAATCTGAAAGAGACTTCGAAAGTGCTCCAGGTCTGAAAGTAGCCAAGAACACACACAGGTCCAGCCCAAGCAGCATATAGCAACTCTCAAGTACTTAGCCAAAAAATACAGTTGAGAAAAACCAGAGACCTAAAGATTATATAGCTAATGCTTTGATTAGAatgctaaggaaaaaaaatttaactattcATAAAAATTGTGAT
It includes:
- the PSMD12 gene encoding 26S proteasome non-ATPase regulatory subunit 12 isoform X2, which translates into the protein MVSTSRILVAVVKMCYEAKEWDFLNENIILLSKRRSQLKQAVAKMVQQCCIYVEEITDLPIKLRLIDTLRMVTEGKIYVEIERARLTKTLATIKEQSGEVKEAASILQELQVETYGSMEKKERVEFILEQMRLCLAVKDYIRTQIISKKINTKFFQEENTEKLKLKYYNLMIQLDQHEGSYLSICKHYRAIYDTPCIQAESEKWQQALKSVVLYVILSPFDNEQSDLVHRISSDKKLEEIPKYKDLLKLFTTMELMRWTTLVEDYGKELREGSLESPATDVFGYTEEGEKRWKDLKNRVVEHNIRIMAKYYTRITMKRMAQLLDLSVDESEAFLSNLVVNKTIFAKVDRLAGIINFQRPKDPNNLLNDWSQKLNSLMSLVNKTTHLIAKEEMIHNLQ
- the PSMD12 gene encoding 26S proteasome non-ATPase regulatory subunit 12 isoform X1, with translation MADGGAERADGRIVKMEVDYSATVDQRLPECESMAKEGRLQEVIETLLSLEKQTRTASDMVSTSRILVAVVKMCYEAKEWDFLNENIILLSKRRSQLKQAVAKMVQQCCIYVEEITDLPIKLRLIDTLRMVTEGKIYVEIERARLTKTLATIKEQSGEVKEAASILQELQVETYGSMEKKERVEFILEQMRLCLAVKDYIRTQIISKKINTKFFQEENTEKLKLKYYNLMIQLDQHEGSYLSICKHYRAIYDTPCIQAESEKWQQALKSVVLYVILSPFDNEQSDLVHRISSDKKLEEIPKYKDLLKLFTTMELMRWTTLVEDYGKELREGSLESPATDVFGYTEEGEKRWKDLKNRVVEHNIRIMAKYYTRITMKRMAQLLDLSVDESEAFLSNLVVNKTIFAKVDRLAGIINFQRPKDPNNLLNDWSQKLNSLMSLVNKTTHLIAKEEMIHNLQ